The sequence below is a genomic window from Citricoccus muralis.
GGCTGTTTGGCGACCTGCAGAATGCCTTCACCGGCTCCACGGAGCGCTACCGTCCCAGCCTCGGCGACGTGGCCGATTCCTTCTACCGCCATGCCGAGCTGTTGGTCGACACCTTTGGCGGCGATGAAGCCAAAGCACTGCGCGATATCCGCAAGCACGTGGCCTGGTACTTCAAGGGCTACCCGGTCGGCGGCGAACTGCGCGCCTCACTGGCCCAAGTGATGGACCTGGCCATGCTCGAGGACCTGCTCAGCCAACTCGACCGCGAAACCCCCTACCCGGGCGCCGACGTCGAAGGACCCCGCGGTCGAGCCGGTTCTCCCAAACGCCCGCACCTGCCGCAGGGCTGGCTGGACTCCCAGGAGCTCAACGAGCGCCAGCGCGAACTCATCAAGGCAGCCGAACTGGACGTCTCCGGTGGCTGAGCGCTCTGGGCAGCGGCAGCCAGCCGCGGTGCAGCAGACCCTGTTCGGCCCCGAGGGACGCCCTCCCTACGCCGGACGCCCCGCCGACACCCCCGGTTACGGCGCCTGGGACCGTGCCCGCTGGCTCCCCGAGCCACCCAAGTCCTCGTACCGGTCCGACTTTGAACGTGACCGGGCCCGGGTGCTGCACTCCTCGGCGCTGCGCCGACTCGGCGCCAAAACCCAGGTGGTTTCACCCGGCGACGACGACTTCACCCGGACCCGGCTCACTCACTCGCTCGAGGTCGCCCAGGTGGGCCGCGAGCTGGGTCGGTCCCTGGGCTGCGACCCCGACGTCGTCGACACAGCGTGCCTCTCCCATGATCTTGGGCACCCGCCCTTCGGTCACAACGGCGAGAAAGCACTTGATGCGATTGCCGAGACGATGGGCGGATTCGAGGGCAACGCCCAGACGCTACGGCTACTGGCCCGACTGGAGACCAAGAAAACCTTCGATGACGGCTCCTCGGCCGGGCTCAACCTGACGCGCGCCTCCCTCGACGCCGCGTGCAAGTACCCCTGGCTGCGCGAAGACGCTCCGCTGAAGGCCGATGGCACCCGTTCCAAGAAATTTGGGGTCTACGCCGACGACGCCGAAGTGTTCGACTGGTTCCGCCACGGCGTCTCCGCCCACCGCCAGTCCATGGAAGCCCAGGTCATGGACCTGGCCGATGACATTTCTTACTCCGTGCACGACGTCGAGGACGGCATCGTCTCCGGACACTTCCAGTTGCAGTGGCTCACCGGCACCGAGCACCGGGCGCGCGCCATCGAGACCACCCGCACCTGGTACCTGCCCGACACCGACCCGGCCGAGATCGAAGCCGCCCTCACCCGTCTGGAATCCACTCGGGTCTGGGTGA
It includes:
- a CDS encoding deoxyguanosinetriphosphate triphosphohydrolase; the encoded protein is MFGPEGRPPYAGRPADTPGYGAWDRARWLPEPPKSSYRSDFERDRARVLHSSALRRLGAKTQVVSPGDDDFTRTRLTHSLEVAQVGRELGRSLGCDPDVVDTACLSHDLGHPPFGHNGEKALDAIAETMGGFEGNAQTLRLLARLETKKTFDDGSSAGLNLTRASLDAACKYPWLREDAPLKADGTRSKKFGVYADDAEVFDWFRHGVSAHRQSMEAQVMDLADDISYSVHDVEDGIVSGHFQLQWLTGTEHRARAIETTRTWYLPDTDPAEIEAALTRLESTRVWVTDADGSRAARAALKDMTSQLIGRFCTAAFDATREVYGNDPLTRHNANVVVPPQTAIEIATMKGIAAAYVMSSEDRRPLYERQRELLTGLVEFLAHTEGEYLEPMYASDWKHAADDAGRMRAVIDQVASLTDYAALEWHTTLVQGKRYPGGAV